A window of the Streptomyces luomodiensis genome harbors these coding sequences:
- a CDS encoding ATP-binding protein, with protein MSQQNRTRRTLLERERELSAVDGALTELCGTDPGNRTEIRGGGVIAFEGPGGVGKTALLGEARRRAAARGCTVLRARGGEHEQGAAFHVVRQLFQPVLAATGEDEHRRILGAWYDIVAPAVGLVVSGSGGAPDPQGVRDGLDWLVTRFAMEHAPVVMILDDVHWADPESLDWLTRFASRTADLPLLLAVGYRPEDLTADVAAIRRLVERQGSRPHVLAPLTPSGVGSIVREILGEDADDAFCRECWAITGGNPWEVTELTAKIRDRELKPQSENLPALRQLVSSAKDSGLNDRLTRLGTAAVRLAWAVAVLGIEATPALTANVAGLSETEAADVVARLVEARILAPPRPGNGTRPLEYLHPLIATAVYQAIPGALRVAMHGQAATVVLAAGLGSAAAGRHLLEMHPEGDPWVVRHLRAAAQEYLRAGAPDAGRRCLARALREPPAPEERAAVLYELGCAAQLTEPEVTVNHLRAALEEPELGPELREAITYRLAQAYGHSGRMEEAAQVFAVEAGRATSARTRLRMQAEQLMWNMFRADEKESPARSRRLARLADHLTGRGMAERYLLGLRAFDAMTRGEPAATALHYAEEALGDGLSWTDDDWGFEVPILVALVFLHCDQPGRAEELFNRGIAECERKGWRGSHLAFGFTLLGYARLRRGALGEAEELAREGMRIADLVGSSTPAHWTAVGTLIETLICRGRVQQAQEFAAGHAGETLPQATLCPDVPAVRGELLLAANLHREARHRLTEAGRRMDGRGMRNPAWCPWQLHLAQALALTDPRQAAEVADDAVRRARQFGTHSAIGKALHTAATVTQGPDRIKLLAEAVSHLMRSPSAYDLAVALVDHGAALRRIGLPQEAGDRLYRGLEGAVQCGADALAVRARDELSAAGLRPMQLRVDHTSPLTAQEQAVAERAAEGWADARIAEATGLAEREVARLLSDVYRKVGTDRAGLAKLLITPTAGLPRRPGSDPG; from the coding sequence ATGAGCCAACAGAACCGGACGCGCCGGACACTGCTGGAGAGGGAGCGCGAACTGAGCGCCGTGGACGGCGCGTTGACCGAACTGTGCGGCACGGACCCCGGGAATCGGACCGAGATCCGCGGCGGTGGCGTGATCGCCTTCGAGGGGCCCGGCGGCGTGGGCAAGACCGCGCTGCTCGGCGAGGCGCGCCGGCGGGCCGCCGCCCGCGGCTGCACCGTGCTCCGGGCCCGCGGCGGTGAGCACGAACAGGGCGCGGCCTTCCACGTGGTGCGTCAGCTCTTCCAGCCGGTGCTCGCGGCGACCGGCGAGGACGAGCACCGCCGCATCCTCGGCGCCTGGTACGACATCGTCGCGCCCGCGGTCGGCCTGGTGGTCTCGGGCAGCGGCGGCGCACCCGATCCGCAGGGCGTCCGCGACGGCCTCGACTGGCTGGTGACCCGCTTCGCCATGGAACACGCCCCGGTCGTCATGATCCTCGACGACGTCCACTGGGCCGACCCCGAATCGCTGGACTGGCTCACCCGGTTCGCCTCCCGCACCGCGGACCTGCCCCTGCTGCTGGCCGTCGGCTACCGCCCGGAGGACCTGACCGCCGACGTCGCCGCGATACGCCGCCTGGTCGAACGCCAGGGATCACGGCCGCATGTGCTGGCGCCGCTCACCCCGAGCGGAGTCGGCAGCATCGTCCGGGAGATCCTGGGCGAAGACGCCGACGACGCGTTCTGCCGCGAGTGCTGGGCGATCACCGGCGGCAACCCCTGGGAGGTCACCGAGCTCACCGCCAAGATCCGCGACCGGGAGCTGAAACCGCAGTCGGAGAACCTGCCCGCACTGCGCCAACTGGTCTCCTCGGCCAAGGACAGCGGGCTCAACGACCGGCTGACCCGCCTCGGCACCGCCGCCGTCCGCCTCGCCTGGGCCGTCGCCGTCCTCGGCATCGAGGCCACCCCGGCGCTCACCGCCAATGTCGCCGGGCTCAGCGAGACCGAGGCCGCCGATGTGGTGGCGCGGCTCGTCGAGGCGCGGATCCTGGCCCCGCCGCGCCCCGGAAACGGCACCCGGCCCCTCGAATACCTCCACCCGCTCATCGCCACCGCCGTCTACCAGGCCATCCCCGGCGCCCTGCGGGTGGCCATGCACGGCCAGGCCGCCACCGTGGTGCTCGCCGCGGGCCTGGGCTCCGCGGCCGCAGGCCGGCATCTGCTGGAGATGCACCCCGAGGGCGACCCCTGGGTGGTGCGCCATCTGCGAGCGGCCGCCCAGGAGTATCTGCGCGCCGGAGCCCCCGACGCCGGGCGCCGCTGTCTCGCCCGCGCCCTGCGCGAACCACCCGCCCCGGAAGAGCGCGCCGCCGTGCTGTACGAGCTGGGCTGCGCCGCACAGCTCACCGAGCCCGAGGTCACCGTCAACCATCTGCGGGCCGCGCTCGAGGAGCCCGAGCTCGGCCCCGAACTGCGCGAGGCGATCACCTACCGGCTCGCCCAGGCGTACGGCCACAGCGGCCGTATGGAGGAGGCCGCCCAGGTCTTCGCCGTCGAGGCCGGGCGCGCCACCAGCGCCCGCACCCGGCTGCGGATGCAGGCCGAGCAGCTGATGTGGAACATGTTCCGGGCCGACGAGAAGGAGTCACCCGCCCGCTCCCGGCGGCTGGCCCGGCTCGCGGACCACCTCACCGGCCGTGGCATGGCCGAGCGCTATCTGCTGGGACTGCGCGCCTTCGACGCGATGACGCGCGGAGAACCGGCCGCCACCGCACTGCACTACGCGGAGGAGGCCCTCGGCGACGGCCTCAGCTGGACCGACGACGACTGGGGCTTCGAGGTGCCCATCCTGGTCGCCCTGGTCTTCCTCCACTGCGACCAGCCCGGACGGGCCGAGGAGCTGTTCAACAGGGGCATCGCCGAATGCGAGCGCAAGGGCTGGCGCGGCTCCCACCTGGCGTTCGGCTTCACCCTCCTCGGCTACGCCCGGCTCCGCCGCGGCGCGCTCGGCGAGGCGGAGGAGCTGGCCCGCGAGGGGATGCGGATCGCCGATCTGGTGGGCTCCTCGACCCCCGCGCACTGGACCGCGGTCGGTACCCTCATCGAAACCCTGATCTGCCGGGGCCGGGTCCAGCAGGCGCAGGAGTTCGCGGCCGGGCACGCCGGTGAGACCCTGCCGCAGGCCACGCTCTGCCCCGATGTGCCGGCGGTCCGCGGTGAGCTGCTGCTGGCCGCCAATCTGCACCGCGAGGCCCGGCACCGGCTCACCGAGGCCGGCCGCCGCATGGACGGGCGCGGTATGCGCAACCCCGCCTGGTGTCCCTGGCAGCTCCACCTCGCCCAGGCCCTCGCGCTGACCGATCCCCGGCAGGCCGCCGAGGTCGCCGACGATGCGGTGCGCCGCGCCCGTCAGTTCGGCACCCACTCCGCGATCGGCAAGGCGCTGCACACCGCGGCCACCGTCACCCAGGGGCCGGACCGGATCAAGCTGCTGGCCGAGGCCGTCAGCCATCTGATGCGGTCACCGTCCGCCTACGACCTGGCCGTGGCGCTGGTCGACCACGGCGCCGCGCTGCGCCGTATCGGCCTGCCCCAGGAGGCCGGCGACCGGCTCTACCGCGGTCTGGAGGGAGCGGTGCAGTGCGGCGCCGACGCGCTCGCGGTCCGGGCCCGCGACGAGCTGTCCGCGGCCGGGCTGCGCCCGATGCAGCTGCGGGTCGATCACACCAGCCCGCTGACGGCGCAGGAACAGGCCGTCGCCGAGCGGGCCGCGGAGGGCTGGGCGGACGCCCGGATCGCCGAGGCGACGGGGCTGGCGGAGCGCGAGGTGGCCCGGCTGCTGTCCGATGTCTACCGTAAGGTCGGCACCGACCGGGCCGGGCTGGCGAAGCTGCTGATCACCCCCACCGCCGGTCTGCCCCGGCGCCCCGGGTCCGACCCCGGCTGA